Proteins encoded together in one Falco biarmicus isolate bFalBia1 chromosome 4, bFalBia1.pri, whole genome shotgun sequence window:
- the PDIA2 gene encoding protein disulfide-isomerase A2, which yields MPGYPPGRRLCSSIAIKPYRLVLLVCLCPHHLGPCPHPAGRTRSHWRDGQLENSHLVPLPYRWCRAASSRGPRAPGAWHHPPRCPYLRPPRRGHRLWRGTMRGCGTRLVWLLVLALAWLDPALGGEEEDGAVVAEEEEDEDEVLSDELKEEDSVLVLHEHNFARALSEHRLLLVEFYAPWCGHCQRLAPAFAQAAATLRNESSVVRLGKVDATAQAALASEFGVTSYPTLKLFRDGNRTHPLAYTGRMDAKGIVRWMQRRASPSATLLHNATTAAAFISSQDLVVVGFFKDLGGEAAQVFYEVAGEVVDMPFGVAEAAELFQAYGLAADTVCLFKKFDEGRTDFPVDPAQGLDAAKLTQLLRVHSLELVMEFTNETSDQIFGAKIPHHMLLFLNKSSSAQLGLRDGFRAAAGAFRGQVLFVVVDVTGFGADVLPFFGMTAADAPTLRLVKMENNRKYQMEQDAFSDTAIRAFVQAVLDGKVKPHLMSAEPPEDWDTRPVKVLVGKTFEQVAFDETRNVFVKFYAPWCSHCQEMAAAWEELGERYKDHEDIVIAEMDATANELENITIRGFPTLHYFPAGPGRKMVEYKSARDVETFSKFLENGGTLPEEPPTVPKTPENSTGREEPSPLGTAESRDEL from the exons ATGCCCGGCTACCCACCCGGTCGCAGGCTGTGCTCTTCCATCGCCATTAAACCCTACAGACTGGTCTTACTGGTGTGTCTGTGTCCCCACCACCTTGGCCCCTGTCCCCATCCCGCCGGCAGGACCAGGTCCCACTGGAGGGACGGGCAGCTGGAGAACAGCCACCTGGTCCCACTGCCTTATCGTTGGTGCCGGGCAGCCAGTAGCAGAGGGCCACGAGCCCCAGGGGCCTGGCACCACCCGCCCCGGTGCCCTTATCTGCGTCCTCCCCGCCGTGGGCACCGGCTGTGGCGAGGCACCATGCGGGGCTGCGGCACCCGGCTGGTttggctgctggtgctggcactGGCCTGGCTGGACCCAGCGTtggggggtgaggaggaggatggggcgGTGgtggcggaggaggaggaggatgaggatgaagTGCTCTCGGATGAGCTCAAGGAAGAGGACAGTGTCCTGGTGCTCCATGAGCACAACTTTGCTCGTGCCTTAAGCGAGCATcggctgctgctggtggagtTCT ATGCACCGTGGTGTGGGCACTGCCAGCGGCTGGCCCCTGCCTTCGCCCAGGCGGCCGCCACGCTGAGGAATGAGTCCAGCGTGGTGCGGCTGGGCAAGGTGGATGCCACGGCgcaggcagccctggccagcGAGTTCGGCGTCACCTCCTACCCCACGCTCAAGCTCTTCCGCGACGGCAACCGCACCCACCCGCTCGCCTACACTG GCCGCATGGACGCCAAGGGCATCGTGCGCTGGATGCAGCGCCGGGCCAGCCCCAGCGCCACGCTGCTGCACAACGCCACCACCGCCGCCGCCTTCATCAGCTCCCAGGACCTGGTGGTCGTCGGCTTCTTCAAG GACCTGGGGGGCGAGGCAGCCCAGGTGTTTTATGAGGTGGCCGGCGAGGTGGTGGACATGCCGTTTGGCGTGGCTGAGGCGGCGGAGCTCTTCCAGGCATATGGGCTGGCAGCCGACACCGTCTGCCTCTTCAAGAAG ttTGACGAGGGACGGACAGACTTTCCTGTGGACCCAGCACAGGGGCTGGATGCAGCCAAGCTCACCCAGCTGCTCCGTGTCCACAGCCTGGAGCTGGTGATGGAGTTCACCAATGAG aCTTCTGACCAGATCTTCGGTGCCAAGATCCCCCACCACATGCTGCTCTTCCTCAACAAGTCATCCTCAGCGCAGCTGGGGCTGCGGGATGGCTTCCGGGCAGCCGCTGGCGCCTTCCGGGGCCAG GTCCTCTTCGTGGTGGTGGACGTGACCGGGTTTGGTGCCGATGTCCTGCCCTTCTTTGGCATGACAGCCGCTGACGCCCCCACCCTGCGCCTCGTCAAGATGGAGAACAACCGCAAGTACCAGATGGAGCAGGACGCCTTCTCAGACACGGCCATACGCGCCTTCGTCCAGGCAGTGCTGGACGGCAAGGTGAAG ccccacctGATGAGCGCAGAGCCCCCCGAGGACTGGGACACGCGGCCTGTGAAAGTCCTGGTGGGGAAGACCTTTGAGCAGGTGGCGTTCGACGAGACCAGGAACGTCTTTGTCAAGTTCT ACGCGCCGTGGTGCTCCCACTGCCAGGAGATGGCGGCTgcctgggaggagctgggcgAGCGCTACAAGGACCACGAGGATATTGTCATCGCTGAGATGGACGCCACGGCCAACGAGCTGGAGAACATCACCATCAGAGGCTTCCCCACTCTGCACTACTTCCCTGCGGGGCCAGGCAGGAAG ATGGTTGAGTACAAGAGTGCCCGAGATGTGGAGACCTTCTCCAAGTTCCTGGAAAATGGGGGTACGCTGCCCGAGGAGCCACCCACA GTGCCCAAGACCCCCGAGAACAGCACGGGCAGGGAGGAGCCCAGTCCGCTGGGGACAGCCGAATCCCGGGATGAGCTGTGA